The Micromonospora siamensis genome contains the following window.
TGCTCAGGCCGGCTGCCGTACCCGCAGCTCGTCGGCGAAGACGGTCAGCACCCGGCGCAGCTCGTCGCGCAGCTCGGGGCGTACGACGAGGCCGTCGTCGCCCACGGCGTCGCGCGGCACGACCAGCCGGACGCTCGCGGCCTCGCTGATCTCGGCGGCGACGTAGCCCAGGACCAGCCGCAGGGTGGCCTGTGCCCCGTCGCCCCGGCCCGGGGCCGCGACGTTCAGGCTGGCCACCGGCTTGCCGTCGAGCTGGCCGCCGCCCACCGTCCAGTCGAGCAGGTTCTTGAGGCTGCCGGGCAGGGTGCCCGCGTACTCGGGGGTGCAGAACAGCACGCCGTCGGCGGCCTCGATGCGGGCCCGCAGCCGGGCTGCGGCCGGCGGCAGCTGCACCGACTCCCGGTCGTCGTCGGGGTTGAACGCCGGCAGGGCGGCCAGCTCGTCGTACAGCTGGGTGTGGATGCCGTCGGGGGCGACGGCGGCAACGGTCCGCAGGGCGGCCGAGTTGGTGGACGCCGCCCGGGTGCTGCCCGAGATCAACAGGATGGTCGGCGGGGCGGTGTCGGTGGCGTACCGCAGTTCGTCGCCGTCGGTTCCGGTCTGCTGGAAGCCGGCGCGCTCCAACACCCGCCGGCTGGGCCGGTTGCCGGCCTCGGTGCCGGCCACGACCCGGCGCACCTCGGGGCGGGACAGCAGGTGCCGGGTGAGCGCCGCGACGACCTCGGTGCCGTGGCCGTGGCCGCGGTGCGGGGCGGCCAGTCCGTACCCGATCTCGATGTCGCCGTGCTCGTCGGCCGGCCCGTGCACCCCGCAGTCGCCGATCACGACGCCGTCGAGGGTGACCAGCCAGCCGAAGGAACGGCCGTCCGCGATGCCGGCCAGGCCGT
Protein-coding sequences here:
- a CDS encoding GNAT family N-acetyltransferase; its protein translation is MTTDSTVDSVPRLVAGRLVLEPLDGPAATAVRAGDLAGLTVADGWPHDDTLDGLAGIADGRSFGWLVTLDGVVIGDCGVHGPADEHGDIEIGYGLAAPHRGHGHGTEVVAALTRHLLSRPEVRRVVAGTEAGNRPSRRVLERAGFQQTGTDGDELRYATDTAPPTILLISGSTRAASTNSAALRTVAAVAPDGIHTQLYDELAALPAFNPDDDRESVQLPPAAARLRARIEAADGVLFCTPEYAGTLPGSLKNLLDWTVGGGQLDGKPVASLNVAAPGRGDGAQATLRLVLGYVAAEISEAASVRLVVPRDAVGDDGLVVRPELRDELRRVLTVFADELRVRQPA